A window from Fragaria vesca subsp. vesca linkage group LG5, FraVesHawaii_1.0, whole genome shotgun sequence encodes these proteins:
- the LOC101301784 gene encoding phosphatidylinositol-glycan biosynthesis class X protein-like, which yields MESLRRPVGLCNFLLVGVLLVFFCGIGFCIGSSAVSNEVKRCDPNSNDSDLSISCSSKKLVLQSYYEKYEDLLDSSFQDFIAKELPIGLCEVMPHNPSLALRLSILHRNLIGNGSHRHLTSSIRLKIEQEFIFELPSHHCEVIVIERLPSGVFADPFELQHLLQRGVYSNIAVFGDTNLELPSFLSNRSAVEVHMDVGHDLLLGQSKESNINIEIPLHARYPPLDESGYWEVKFGTPDFVMLCNVEGLSHNVSCLYRIPDIDGSDSTSGTIVWNIPSGMKVHARMVSLGTFIAALISAILIAVTSIFYSDNSSKHSKES from the exons ATGGAAAGTCTGAGGAGACCCGTTGGGTTGTGCAATTTCTTGTTAGTGGGAGTTTTGTTGGTATTCTTTTGTGGCATTGGGTTTTGCATTGGTTCTTCTGCAGTTTCAAATGAG GTAAAAAGGTGTGATCCAAACTCTAATGATAGTGACTTGAGCATTAGTTGTAGTTCCAAGAAGTTGGTGTTGCAGTCGTACTATGAAAAGTATGAAGACCTACTAGATTCAAGTTTCCAAGATTTTATAGCAAAAGAACTTCCTATTGGTTTGTGTGAGGTGATGCCACATAATCCGAGCCTCGCTTTGAGACTCTCCATTTTGCATCGCAATCTGATAGGGAATGGTTCTCATCGTCATCTTACCTCATCCATTAGACTTAAGATTGAACAAGAATTCATATTTGAGCTTCCTTCTCACCACTGTGAGGTTATAGTCATTGAGAGACTACCATCTGGGGTATTTGCCGATCCATTTGAGCTTCAACATCTCCTTCAGCGTGGTG TGTACAGCAATATAGCTGTTTTTGGAGATACAAATTTAGAATTGCCTTCTTTTCTGTCCAATCGTTCTGCTGTCGAGGTTCACATGGATGTTGGTCATGATCTCTTGTTGGGTCAGAGTAAAGAGTCAAACATCAATATAGAGATTCCCCTACATGCACGATATCCA CCTCTAGATGAAAGTGGCTACTGGGAAGTCAAATTTGGTACACCTGATTTTGTCATGCTCTGCAATGTTGAGGGACTATCACATAATGTAAGCTGTTTATATAGAATACCAGATATTGATGGTTCTGATTCTACATCAGGTACAATTGTCTGGAACATACCTTCTGGGATGAAGGTGCATGCTCGAATGGTTTCCCTCGGTACTTTTATTGCTGCCTTGATTTCAGCCATCTTGATTGCTGTAACATCCATATTTTATTCAGACAACTCCAGCAAACATTCAAAAGAATCTTAG
- the LOC101302077 gene encoding uncharacterized protein LOC101302077, giving the protein MSSSSPAHSSISTTAIAGERNGGSNGSGAAALSTDDFYFPTDLISIQDRKDEAMLVLKANLMAALNKEVKSLDEDSWMFEGPRSRINLISRQGGFLQKRLGISKNWNLAGPR; this is encoded by the exons ATGAGTAGTTCGTCGCCGGCGCATTCTTCGATATCGACGACGGCAATTGCCGGAGAAAGAAATGGAGGCAGCAATGGTAGTGGTGCTGCTGCTTTGTCCACAGACGATTTCTACTTCCCAACTGATCTCATTTCGATTCAGGATCGAAAAGACGAGGCAATGCTTG TTTTAAAGGCCAATCTCATGGCTGCACTTAATAAGGAGGTTAAATCGCTCGATGAAGATAGCTGGATGTTTGAAGGGCCACGGTCTCGTATCAACCTAATATCCAGACAAG GGGGTTTTCTCCAGAAGCGACTTGGAATTTCAAAGAATTGGAATTTGGCCGGACCAAGATGA